ATCTCCTTCCGGCGGAAGCGGAAGACGCCCCAATGCACGACCATATCCATGATGAGATAGAAAAACGCGCCCAATGAGGCGATCCGGCCCAGATCGAAGAACACAGCCAGTGTCGAGGCGATCACCACCGTATAGATAAGCATGTGGCGCTGGATCCTGCCTGACATGCCAAAGTGGCTGTGCGGGATCATTTTCATGTCCGTCAGCATTGCGAGCATTCGTGACACGGCGAACACACTGGCCAGAACGCCTGATGCAGTAGCCACGGCGGCCAGCAAGACGGTTAGATAGAACCCGACCTGCCCAAGCGCGGGGGCCGCCGCTTCTGCCAGAGAATAATCACGTGCGGCAATGATCTCGTCGAGTGTCAGGCTGGCGCCGACGCCGAACGCCACAAGCAGGTAGACAACCACGCAAATCGCGATGGAGATCATGATCGTGCGGCCCACGTTGCGATGGGGATCGGTGATCTCTCCGCCGCTGTTGGTAATGGTCGTGAAACCCTTGAACGCAAGGATGGCCAGTGCGACAGAGGCAATGAACCCCACGATCCCTGATGGCTCGGCCGTCTGCGATGCGGCGGCGAACTGAAATCCGCTCGACCACAGAGCGGCAATACCAAAAAGAGCGATGCCGCCGATCTTGATTGCCGCCATGATCAGCGAAAACAGCCCGACGGAGCGGTTGCCTGCAATATTGACAAGAAACGCGAAAACGATCACTGCAACCGCCAGAATGGGGACGAGCGGCCCGCCGGTGATGTCGAAGGGGCGCAGGACGTAGGTGGCAAATGTCCTTGCCACGAGGCTTTCTGCAATCACCATGCTCAGCGCCATCAGAAGCGCTGCTCCCGCCGCGACTGCGCCTGATCCATAGCATTTCTGGAGGATCATCGCGATCCCACCCGCCGAGGGCCAGGCGTTCGACATCTTGATATAGCTGTAGGCGCTGAAGCTGGTGACGATGGCACCGGCGATGAAGGCCAGCGGGAAAAGTGGTCCGGCCAGTTGGGCGATCTGCCCGGTCAGCGCAAAGATGCCCGCCCCGATCATAACGCCCGTGCCCATGGCTACGGCACCGCCGAGGCTTATTGATCCTTCGTCATAATCGCTGCTTCTCTGGTTATGCTGCATACTGGTTCTTGCCTGCTTTCAGATTTCTCGTTTCATTTGGCGCATCGCTGTTCTGGCCAGAACCTATTTCTGCAGTTCCATTATCGCACCCGATCGAACCCTACTGGCCTTCAGCTCTCGCTGGCAAAAGGCCCGAAAATGCAGTCAACGATGGGGACAACTAGCAATGCTAGGTACGGGCCTCATTTCCACATATTCTCAGACTTCGCGGCTGTCGTGTTTATTGCCCGCCCCCGCAAACCTTGGAATAAACGCTGGCACTGATTGCGCGTATTGCTCATAGACCTGTCCGAAACGGGCGCTGGTGTCGGCCTCCTCGCTGCGTGCCAATCGGACGTACATCCAGACCAGTACCGGGAACATCGCCAGTGTCAGAATGGTCGGCCATTGAACGAGAAATCCGAGCATGACCAGAATGAATCCCACGTATTGGGGATGTCTGATCCTCGCATAGGGCCCGGTGACGGCCAACCGGCCCTGCCGCTGTGCATTCCACAGTTGGTGCCATGCCACCGAGATCAGCCAGAACCCTCCTCCGATCAGGGCGAAGCTCAACAGGTGGAACGGTCCGAAATGCGGGCTCGACTTCCAGCCGAACATCATTTCGGGCAGATGTCCGCTATCGTGGGCTAGCCAGTCGATGTCCGGCCAAGTGGATTGCAACCAGCCGGACAACACAAAGATCGTCAACGGGAACCCGTACATTTCGGTGAACAGTGCCAAGATAAAGGCGCTGAATGCACCGAAGCTCCGCCAGTCTCGGGACGTTTGCGGCTTGAAGAAGCTGAAAGCAAAAATGATGAAGACAGCCGAGTTGATGAAGACCAGAAGCCAAAGGCCATATGATGCGCCTGCATCAGTCATCATTGATCATCTCCCTTGCCATATCCGCCGTGGCCTCCATGCCCGCCATGCATGAAGAAGTGCATGCCAACACAGAGCAGCAACGGCAGCCAGATCAGCAACCCGCTGCCCAGAATGTGCACCCGATGCTCGTAACCCAGCAGAAGTCCGCCAAGGACAAGCGCGAAGATAAGGTAGATGCCAGACCGTGACTTCCAGAACGAGGGCGGCGTCGGCGGATTGTCCTGCGGTTCTTGATTGTCGTGCGTCGAAGGGTTTTCCATATCACTCGTCCTTTTGTCAGATTTTCGCGCCGCGCAGCCGCAAAGCGTTCAGAACCACAGAGATGGACGAGGCGCTCATCGCGAAGGCGGCGAACATCGGGCTGATCAGGATGCCAAGGAAGGGAAACAGTACGCCCGCAGCAACCGGCACGCCCGAAGCATTGTAGATCAGTGCAAAGAACAGGTTCTGTCGGATGTTGCGCATCGTAGCGCGCGATAGACGCCGAGCGCGCACGATCCCGTCAAGGTTGCCTTTGATCAGCGTGAAGCCCGCGCTTTCGATAGCGACATCCGCACCGGTGCCCATGGCGATGCCGACATCCGCCTGCGCTAACGCGGGCGCATCGTTGACGCCGTCGCCCGCCATGGCGACCTTGCGACCGGCTTCCTGCAACTCGCGGATGATCCGTGCCTTGTCCTCAGGCAGAACATCGGCGCGGATCTCGTCGATTCTCAGCCGTGCGCCAATGGCCTTTGCGGTGAGTTCGTTGTCACCTGTGGCCATGATGATCCGAAAGCCCAGATCATGCAGCGCCTTTAGCGCAGCTGGCGTCGTTTCCTTCACCGGGTCGGCGACGCTGACCAGCCCGGCAATCGTGCCTTCCAGTACGACAAACATCACCGTTTCGCCTTCGTCACGCCGCGCGTTAGCCTTTGCGGTCAGCGCACCGGCCTCTAGACCCATATCCGAAATCAATGCGAGATTTCCCAGAGCCACCGCGTGGCCGTCGACCACACCCTTGACGCCCTTGCCGGTCACCGCCTCGAAATCGCTGGCGTTCGCCATATCCACGCCGCGGTCTTCAGCACCACGCACGATGGCTTCGGCCAGCGGATGTTCCGATCCGCGTTCCAGCGAAGCGGCCAGTCGCAGCACCTCGGCCTCGTCATGCCCCGGTTCGGGCAGGACTGCGATCAGCCGGGGCTTGCCTTCTGTGAGAGTGCCGGTCTTGTCTACGATTAGAGTGTCTACCTTCTCGAACCGCTCCAGCGCCTCGGCGTTCTTGATCAGAACGCCCGCCTGGGCACCGCGCCCTGTGGCCGTCATGATCGACATTGGCGTCGCCAGACCCAGCGCGCAGGGACAGGCGATGATGAGGACCGCCACTGCAGAGATGAGGGCATAAGAAAGGGCGGGCGCTGGTCCCCAGATCGCCCACGCGATGAACGACAAGATGGCGACCACAATCACTACAGGCACGAAGAACCCCGCGACTTTGTCGGCGTATTTCTGGATCGGCGCGCGCGACCGCTGGGCATTCGCCACCATTTCGACAATCTGCGCCAGCATCGTGTCGGCTCCTACTCTCGTCGCCTCCATCACCAGGCTGCCGGTGCCGTTGATCGTAGCCCCCGTCAGCACGTCACCTTCGGTTTTCTCGACCGGAACCGGCTCCCCCGAAATCATGCTTTCATCCACCGAAGAGCGTCCATCGACCACGGTGCCATCGACCGGTACCTTATCACCGGGACGAACACGTAGATGGTCACCGACTTCCACCTCTTCCAGCGGAATTTCCTCTTCGCTCCCGTCTTCGCGGATCACGCGCGCAGTCTTGGCTGCCATGTCCAGCAGCGCGCGGATCGCTTTGCCGGTGCCTTCACGGGCGCGCAATTCCATCACCTGCCCTAACAGGACAAGGGTAACGATCACCGCCGCAGCTTCAAAATAGACGCCAACATGGCCTTCGGGATCGCGGAAGCCATCGGGAAAGATGTCAGGTGCAAGAACGGCCACGATGCTGAAAAGCCAGGCCGCCATCACGCCCATGCTTATGAGCGAAAACATATTGAGGTTCATCGTCCGGAATGAATTCCAGCCGCGCACCATGAACGGCCAGCCGCTCCAGAGGACGACGGGTGTGCCCAGTACAAGTTCGATCCACAAGGTCGTGCGTTCGCCGAATATGTCGCGGACGCCCCCAAAACCTAGATAAGGGCCCATCGTCAGAACCAGTAGCGGCAGGGTCAGCACTGCGCCGACCCAAAACCGGCGCGTAAAATCCACCAGCTCGTGGTTCGGTCCGTCCTCGACCATCGTGGCGCTTTCGAGCTCCAGCCCCATGCCGCAGATTGGACAGGATCCCGGATCGGTCTTGCGGACTTCGGCATGCATTGGACAGGTGTAGACTGCGCCTTGGTAACCGGCGGGCACGGTGTCGTATCTGCCTCCCTTTTCACCAGTCGTGGTGGCGGAATGCCCATGGGCGTGGTGGCCGTGCCCGTCCGCGGCACCGTGTCCGGCGTGATCATGTTGTGGAGCCGCAACCTCGCCTTCAGGCACAAGATGCATGCCGCATTTCGGGCAATCTCCAGGTTCGGTCTTGCGCACTTCGTGATGCATCGGACAAGTATAGATCACACTCTCTTGCGTCGGGTCAGGATTGGGTCTTTGGTTCATGTGTCCGCCTCAAACGTATTCGGGTTTCTCAAGTCGTTGTGGGTGTCAGGACAGCGTGTCGAGCCTAGGTCGGCGGCCGACTACGCAGGGTCCGCACCGCATGGGTCGCTAGACACCGCGTTCGATTCCTTGCTCATCGGCAAAATCCCGATGTTTCGATACATATTGCTGTACTTCGTCCAGTAGCTGGAAGGTCAACACCTCTTATCACCATGAGGCAGATTTCGGCGACGACGGGTGATGTGTCGATATCATTCGACACGCGTGCCACTGATCGGTTGGGGAGTTGGCGTCATAACTTTACCCCCTTATTGGCCATGGCGTTGAAGAGCCCGCCGAAGATCAGCGCTGCATACCAGCCATAAAGAAAGCTTTCGGCCAGACCGATAATGAAGCTCATCGGGGTCAGCCAGACGAACCCAGGCAGCAGGCCAGCCCAGGTTTCATACATCGCGTAGTCGGGGAAAATCATGTCGAACGCGACGCAGACAACGAATGTCACTGCCAAAAACAGGCTTAGTGCCCAGCCCAGCGGAATAAGCGGCAAACCTGCACGCCCTGCCCCAGTATTTGCGCCCATGACACAGGCCCCGCAGGTCATGCGCAAGGCCAGAAAAAGGATCGCCGCTATCGCAGTGAAATAGATAATTGGCAGCATGGTTCGCTCCTTTTTTGTCGGTCAGATTGAGAACGAAGAGATCCCGCAAAATGCCGGGCAAGCTGGCTTACCCGGCATTATATCCTAGTTGTCGGAATTATCCGTCGACATAGCGCCCATCCTCTCGCGCATGCTCATCCGACCGGCCGGAGCAACCATCTCCGAGGGGCTCACTGTGCCATCTCCGTCGGCATCCAGATGCTGGAACCGGTCAACCATGGACTCGCGGATCATTGCGCTGTGCAGGGTTTCAAATTCGCTCAGGGACAGGCTGCCATCGCCATCCGCGTCAAACTCGCTCAACCGCGCTTGCATCGCCGCGGTAGCCTCCTCGACCGAGGGTACTCCCATCATTCCAGGGCCCATCATCATCTGCATCATGCCCCGATCCATCATAGCCATGCCCGGTCTGTCGCCATGATCCATCATCCGGGCGTGCATGCCCATCATCATGGGCATCATCTTTTGCATCATGTCGGTCTGATCACCAGTCATGGGACCAGACTCGCTATCGCTTGTTCCCGTGGCCACACCAGGCTGCTGAGCACCATGACCGTGACCGGCCTGGGCAAAAACCACACCCGTAGCAGCCAGCAACAGCGTGGCGGAGGTCGCGAGTATCTTAAGAGTTTGCATTATGTATTTCTTTCTTGTTTCAGTTGATCATGTTTAGCAGAAACGGCCTTGCGACCGTCTGAATCAGAGACGCCAGTGCGTCAGTTGCTGCTGCAACAGCAGCCCCCTTTGCCCGCCTTTTCCGGCTTGCTGTCTTCCGTTGGTCGCGATTCTGTCTCGGCAACGGCCTCGGTTTGAGTCACGCTTCCGCAGCATTCTTTCGACGACCCAGTGTTAATGTCTTGGGCCGGGGTATCGGAACGATTGTCCATCTGAACCTCCTCGGGTTTTTGCGTTCATTCAGTAGACGCTCACCGTCGAAAAACGTTACAGAAAAAGAAAAGTATCATGATTTTGGGGATGAGATCCGGCAGCCGCGTTGATAAAAAACGACCGGATATTAATGCCTTGGCAATCGTTTTCTGGAATAGCGACACACGGGTCCATAGACCCCCTTGAAAGTGGTCCTGCTTGTCCTCTCACTCGTTGGTCAGTTCGAATTGGACCCGACAAATCGTGTCCGTCGATATTTTTTGGAGCTCTGTCTCCGCTCCCGCGATGGTCGATCATCCCCACGCAAATGCTGTGCCGACTTCCAATCGCCGGTATCTGTTTGGGCATGCGCTCTCAAATGCCGTAGGCCCATGCCGCCAGTCGGCCCATGTGGATGTCAACACTATGGACACCGGACACGTTTTCCACGGCGACCCGAATGGCGTTCTCTTCGAAATCGCTGTCTGCAACGCCCCAGATCGCGACATTGCCCTTGTCCACGGTGTAGTTGATCAAATTGACTGTCGCACCGGGAACCTCTTTCAGGGCTTCATCTATCTTCGAGCGCAGCACCCTATCATCTTCCGATGGTTCCCCCAGTGCCCCGTCCGGGAGTGCCGACAAAGCATGGAGCAGGTTCGCACGACTGACAATTCCAACGACGGGCCCCTCTCGCAGCACCGGCACCCGTTTGATCCGGTGCTTTTCCAGAAGGCGCGCGATCTCGGCAACCGGTGCGTCTTCCTCGACCGAAACGACATCGCGGGTCATCACGTCCGCGATATGGTGGCTGTTGAGCTTGACGAATTCCTGGGCAGAATTGCCCGACCCGCTCAGCAGTTCGAGCCACCAGGATCGGCGCGGGCCGTCGGTGTCGCGGACGCGCCGCATCAGGTCTCCTTCGCTGACCAGTCCCTTCAGGGCGCCGTCCACGTCTACGACGGGTAGCGCGCTGACGTGATGGTCGAGCATCAGGCGCACGGCGTCCTCGATTTTTCCGTCCTGCGGGACGGAGATCACGGACGTCGTCATGATATCCTTGGCTTGCATGTCGTTGTCTCCTTCTCAAATACTGTGTTGACGCGTCGATCAGTTGCCGATGACCAGGCCCTTGCGACCGGACAGGTCCAAGAGTTCCATGGGATCGCAGCATTCGGGGAAGTCAGGCATCTTCCGGTTGAACCCGGGTATCGGCGGGTGCGTCTAGCACCTTCTTCTGTGCAGTTTGACGCTTCGCGGTCTTGCCGTGCTTATGCCCGCCGTGTCCATGCCCGAAGAGATGCATCACAGCCATTCCGCCGATCACGAGGACCAGAATCCAGTTTTCGATAATCCATTCCATGATTGTTCACTCCTTGTTTGATGTGTCGGGCGGCTGGCCCGTTTGCGTGGTGGTGGCGAAAGGAAAACTGCCGTACATCGCGCCGAAGACATGTGTGAGCCATGCGTCGCGCGCTTTGCGCAATGACGCCAGGCTTTCGCCGGTACGCGCCAACAGCGCGCGTTCGGCAAGGATGGCAGGATGGTCTTTCGGCAGGGGATCGCGCGTCTCGCGCACGGAGTCGGCTGTGGATTTCACCAGCGCCATCCATGGGTTCACACGTTCGGAAAACATCGTTGTGGTCCATCGCATCGGATGCAGGGCGCGCAGCATC
This genomic stretch from Roseobacter litoralis Och 149 harbors:
- a CDS encoding APC family permease, whose translation is MQHNQRSSDYDEGSISLGGAVAMGTGVMIGAGIFALTGQIAQLAGPLFPLAFIAGAIVTSFSAYSYIKMSNAWPSAGGIAMILQKCYGSGAVAAGAALLMALSMVIAESLVARTFATYVLRPFDITGGPLVPILAVAVIVFAFLVNIAGNRSVGLFSLIMAAIKIGGIALFGIAALWSSGFQFAAASQTAEPSGIVGFIASVALAILAFKGFTTITNSGGEITDPHRNVGRTIMISIAICVVVYLLVAFGVGASLTLDEIIAARDYSLAEAAAPALGQVGFYLTVLLAAVATASGVLASVFAVSRMLAMLTDMKMIPHSHFGMSGRIQRHMLIYTVVIASTLAVFFDLGRIASLGAFFYLIMDMVVHWGVFRFRRKEIGAAASVLLLALAFDALVLAAFTAMKLQSDPAIVLYAAVGITAVFILERLYLSRWLAPQGAHEN
- a CDS encoding methyltransferase family protein; the protein is MTDAGASYGLWLLVFINSAVFIIFAFSFFKPQTSRDWRSFGAFSAFILALFTEMYGFPLTIFVLSGWLQSTWPDIDWLAHDSGHLPEMMFGWKSSPHFGPFHLLSFALIGGGFWLISVAWHQLWNAQRQGRLAVTGPYARIRHPQYVGFILVMLGFLVQWPTILTLAMFPVLVWMYVRLARSEEADTSARFGQVYEQYAQSVPAFIPRFAGAGNKHDSREV
- a CDS encoding DUF2933 domain-containing protein, coding for MENPSTHDNQEPQDNPPTPPSFWKSRSGIYLIFALVLGGLLLGYEHRVHILGSGLLIWLPLLLCVGMHFFMHGGHGGHGGYGKGDDQ
- a CDS encoding copper-transporting P-type ATPase, with the protein product MNQRPNPDPTQESVIYTCPMHHEVRKTEPGDCPKCGMHLVPEGEVAAPQHDHAGHGAADGHGHHAHGHSATTTGEKGGRYDTVPAGYQGAVYTCPMHAEVRKTDPGSCPICGMGLELESATMVEDGPNHELVDFTRRFWVGAVLTLPLLVLTMGPYLGFGGVRDIFGERTTLWIELVLGTPVVLWSGWPFMVRGWNSFRTMNLNMFSLISMGVMAAWLFSIVAVLAPDIFPDGFRDPEGHVGVYFEAAAVIVTLVLLGQVMELRAREGTGKAIRALLDMAAKTARVIREDGSEEEIPLEEVEVGDHLRVRPGDKVPVDGTVVDGRSSVDESMISGEPVPVEKTEGDVLTGATINGTGSLVMEATRVGADTMLAQIVEMVANAQRSRAPIQKYADKVAGFFVPVVIVVAILSFIAWAIWGPAPALSYALISAVAVLIIACPCALGLATPMSIMTATGRGAQAGVLIKNAEALERFEKVDTLIVDKTGTLTEGKPRLIAVLPEPGHDEAEVLRLAASLERGSEHPLAEAIVRGAEDRGVDMANASDFEAVTGKGVKGVVDGHAVALGNLALISDMGLEAGALTAKANARRDEGETVMFVVLEGTIAGLVSVADPVKETTPAALKALHDLGFRIIMATGDNELTAKAIGARLRIDEIRADVLPEDKARIIRELQEAGRKVAMAGDGVNDAPALAQADVGIAMGTGADVAIESAGFTLIKGNLDGIVRARRLSRATMRNIRQNLFFALIYNASGVPVAAGVLFPFLGILISPMFAAFAMSASSISVVLNALRLRGAKI
- a CDS encoding DUF5676 family membrane protein, giving the protein MLPIIYFTAIAAILFLALRMTCGACVMGANTGAGRAGLPLIPLGWALSLFLAVTFVVCVAFDMIFPDYAMYETWAGLLPGFVWLTPMSFIIGLAESFLYGWYAALIFGGLFNAMANKGVKL
- a CDS encoding EF-hand domain-containing protein, coding for MQTLKILATSATLLLAATGVVFAQAGHGHGAQQPGVATGTSDSESGPMTGDQTDMMQKMMPMMMGMHARMMDHGDRPGMAMMDRGMMQMMMGPGMMGVPSVEEATAAMQARLSEFDADGDGSLSLSEFETLHSAMIRESMVDRFQHLDADGDGTVSPSEMVAPAGRMSMRERMGAMSTDNSDN
- a CDS encoding CBS domain-containing protein; translation: MQAKDIMTTSVISVPQDGKIEDAVRLMLDHHVSALPVVDVDGALKGLVSEGDLMRRVRDTDGPRRSWWLELLSGSGNSAQEFVKLNSHHIADVMTRDVVSVEEDAPVAEIARLLEKHRIKRVPVLREGPVVGIVSRANLLHALSALPDGALGEPSEDDRVLRSKIDEALKEVPGATVNLINYTVDKGNVAIWGVADSDFEENAIRVAVENVSGVHSVDIHMGRLAAWAYGI